From Candidatus Dependentiae bacterium, one genomic window encodes:
- the hisS gene encoding histidine--tRNA ligase, translating into MIQRIKGTQDWLDLKLFNFVLDQIKKHLTFYNFTEIKTPILEPTELFKRSLGVATDVVSKEMFIIKTEKNDDVMCLRPEATASTVRAFIENSVVDVPWKVFSWGSMFRYERPQKGRYREFHQINIENIGASSIGNDAELIKMLDRFFHEKLKLENYALMVNFLGSFQDRANYKNILKTFLESDACAGICETCKERKDANTLRVFDCKNPECQKLYENAPKMVDHLSVESQKEWQELQQQLELLSVSFIINPKLVRGLDYYNKTVFEFSSNDLGAQNTFCAGGRYDALVKELGAKQDQPALGAAIGIERLLLLLEPNQDRLPIAQSSKLTVIIPVAEEQRMLAMLIADELHAQELCAQVMLDGGKVKKMMQKANKMGATYAVIVGEDEQHNHEVTLKNMTSGAEDRVKQVDLVNILKG; encoded by the coding sequence ATGATTCAACGTATAAAGGGCACACAAGATTGGCTTGATTTAAAATTGTTTAATTTTGTGCTCGATCAAATAAAAAAACATCTCACTTTTTATAATTTTACTGAAATTAAAACACCAATTTTGGAGCCAACAGAACTGTTTAAACGTTCGCTTGGTGTTGCAACTGATGTTGTCAGTAAAGAAATGTTTATCATTAAAACAGAAAAAAATGATGATGTAATGTGTCTTCGTCCTGAAGCAACAGCATCGACCGTGCGCGCGTTTATTGAAAATAGTGTCGTTGATGTGCCATGGAAAGTGTTTTCTTGGGGGTCAATGTTCCGTTATGAGCGGCCACAAAAAGGACGTTATCGTGAGTTTCATCAGATTAATATTGAAAATATTGGCGCATCTTCAATTGGTAACGATGCAGAACTGATAAAAATGCTTGATCGGTTTTTTCATGAAAAATTGAAATTGGAAAATTATGCATTGATGGTGAATTTTTTAGGTTCGTTCCAAGATCGTGCAAATTATAAAAACATTTTAAAAACATTTCTTGAATCAGATGCATGTGCTGGAATTTGCGAGACCTGTAAAGAGCGCAAAGATGCAAATACCTTGCGTGTATTTGATTGTAAAAATCCTGAGTGTCAAAAGTTGTATGAAAATGCTCCAAAGATGGTCGATCATTTATCAGTCGAAAGTCAAAAAGAATGGCAAGAGTTACAGCAACAGCTAGAATTACTTTCAGTCTCATTTATTATCAATCCAAAATTGGTACGTGGCTTGGATTATTACAACAAAACAGTATTTGAATTTTCAAGTAACGATCTTGGTGCTCAAAACACTTTTTGTGCCGGTGGTAGATATGATGCATTGGTTAAAGAACTTGGTGCAAAACAAGATCAACCTGCACTTGGTGCTGCAATTGGCATTGAGCGTTTATTGTTATTGTTAGAGCCAAATCAAGATAGATTGCCTATTGCCCAATCGTCAAAATTAACCGTAATTATACCGGTTGCAGAAGAACAAAGAATGCTTGCAATGTTAATTGCTGATGAATTGCATGCGCAAGAGTTGTGTGCTCAGGTTATGCTTGATGGCGGGAAAGTTAAAAAAATGATGCAAAAAGCGAATAAAATGGGTGCAACTTATGCGGTCATTGTCGGTGAAGATGAGCAGCATAATCATGAGGTTACGCTTAAAAATATGACAAGTGGCGCTGAGGATAGGGTAAAACAGGTTGATTTAGTTAATATATTGAAAGGATGA